From the Solanum pennellii chromosome 4, SPENNV200 genome, one window contains:
- the LOC107017969 gene encoding abscisic stress-ripening protein 2: MAEEKHQHHHHLFHHKNKEDEGGPVDYEEEVKHHSHLEKIGELGAVAAGAFALHEKHKAKKDPENAHKHKIEEEIAAVAAVGAGGFAFHEHHQKKDAKKEKKEVEGGHHHY; the protein is encoded by the exons ATGGCTGAAGAGAAACACCAACACCATCACCATTTGTTCCACCACAAGAACAAGGAGGATGAGGGTGGACCAGTTGATTATGAAGAAGAAGTGAAGCACCACAGCCATCTCGAGAAGATTGGTGAACTTGGTGCTGTTGCTGCTGGTGCTTTCGCCTTA cATGAGAAACACAAGGCAAAGAAGGATCCAGAGAATGCACACAAGCACAAGATAGAGGAAGAGATTGCAGCTGTTGCTGCAGTTGGGGCAGGTGGATTTGCATTCCATGAACATCATCAGAAAAAAGATgccaagaaagaaaaaaaggaagttGAGGGTGGACACCACCACTACTaa